The sequence AGCCGTTCCAGGTGTTCCTGCAGGCAGGCGGGCAACCGCTCACGCTCCAGGTCGTCCTGGATCAGGGGGTAGTTGCAGGCCCGGATGCCGAAATTCATCGCCAGGTAGATGCAGGTGGGCGTCTTGCCGGTGCGCGAGACACCCGTGATGATCACCTCGGCCCGGCCGATATCGCTCCGGACCAGGCCGTCGTCGTTCTTCATCGCGAATTCAATCGCCTCGATCCGCTTCTGATAGTCCCGCTCGTCCACCTCCCGCCGCGACAGGCCCGCGGTGTGGGCCGAATCCACCCCCAGCGCCTCTTCGATGGGACCGAGGAAGGTGCCGAACAGGTCGATGACGCAGGCATCGGTATCGTTGATGATCCGCTCCAGCTCCGGGTCCGTCAGCGTGCTGAACACCACCGGCCGGCGTCCGCTGCGTCGCTGGTACGCCTGCAGCCTGGCCGCGATGCGCTCGGCATCCTCCCGGCGGTTGACGAAGGGGTAGATGACGAAATCCGCCAGCTCGATGTCGGGAAACTGGGCCATCACGCTTCTGGCCAGGGTTTCGGCCGTATGGCCCGACCGGTCGGAGATACAGAATACGGAGTAGGGCGCGGTCATGGCGGCCGTGGTTTCCGCTGCGCCGGCGGGCATCGGCAGGCAACACCGGCCCGCTCAGCGGGCCCGGTCCAGGCTGCCGGTGTAGTTGGGCGGGGTGATGCCCGGTATGCTGGGCAGGTCCTTGCCGCCCCGGCCGACCACGAGCTGTG is a genomic window of Acidobacteriota bacterium containing:
- the ppsR gene encoding pyruvate, phosphate dikinase/phosphoenolpyruvate synthase regulator; translated protein: MTAPYSVFCISDRSGHTAETLARSVMAQFPDIELADFVIYPFVNRREDAERIAARLQAYQRRSGRRPVVFSTLTDPELERIINDTDACVIDLFGTFLGPIEEALGVDSAHTAGLSRREVDERDYQKRIEAIEFAMKNDDGLVRSDIGRAEVIITGVSRTGKTPTCIYLAMNFGIRACNYPLIQDDLERERLPACLQEHLERLVGFTISPARLWSIRQHRRPNSGYADRKRIEREIRIAEQLLGEAGVPVYDTSDISIEELSARIMRDKRLLPGFS